A genomic region of Capsicum annuum cultivar UCD-10X-F1 unplaced genomic scaffold, UCD10Xv1.1 ctg74751, whole genome shotgun sequence contains the following coding sequences:
- the LOC124894528 gene encoding berberine bridge enzyme-like 13, with protein sequence MLSRKFGIAVDNIIDAKLIDANGKIHDRESMGEDLFWAIRGGGGTSFGLIVSWKVKLLDIPEKVTIFNVTRTLEQNATQLVYKWQHIADKVDNNLVLRLILTSRESPFLRGKRTVYVSFITMFVGGVNELLREMQKSFPELGLVKEDCIELSWIESVLYSWFPRGTSLDALLDRKIKNPEGYLCFKMKSDYVQHPISIHGLEGLWKLMNQQGQNPPDLSFTPYGGKISDFSESEIPFPHRVGNIYQIQYGLSWQKREDSPKHIARIRKIYRYMTKYVSKSPRAAYFNYRDLDLGVNNKGNTSYAQAKIWGEKYFKNNFDRLVKVKTKVDPTNFFRNEQSIPPLLSYA encoded by the coding sequence ATGTTGTCTCGAAAATTTGGTATTGCTGTAGATAACATTATTGATGCTAAATTAATCGATGCCAATGGAAAAATCCACGATCGAGAATCAATGGGTGAGGATCTCTTTTGGGCTATTAGAGGAGGTGGAGGGACTAGCTTTGGTCTTATTGTTTCATGGAAGGTGAAGTTACTCGATATTCCAGAAAAGGTGACTATATTCAATGTGACACGAACCTTAGAACAAAATGCAACTCAACTAGTTTACAAGTGGCAACATATCGCAGACAAAGTTGATAACAATCTCGTCCTTAGGTTGATCTTAACTAGTAGGGAATCTCCATTTCTGCGTGGTAAAAGGACTGTCTACGTATCTTTTATAACAATGTTCGTGGGAGGAGTCAATGAACTCCTTCGCGAAATGCAAAAGAGCTTTCCAGAATTAGGGTTAGTGAAAGAAGATTGCATAGAGCTGAGTTGGATTGAATCTGTACTCTATTCTTGGTTTCCTAGGGGAACATCACTTGATGCTTTACTTGATAGGAAAATCAAAAATCCGGAGGGATACTTATGCTTCAAAATGAAATCAGACTATGTCCAGCACCCTATTTCAATACATGGTCTCGAAGGTCTATGGAAACTAATGAATCAacaaggtcaaaatccaccagaCTTGTCGTTTACTCCTTACGGAGGAAAGATCAGTGACTTTTCTGAATCTGAAATCCCTTTCCCACATAGAGTTGGAAATATATATCAAATCCAGTATGGGCTGAGTTGGCAAAAAAGAGAGGATTCTCCTAAACATATAGCTCGGATTCGAAAGATTTACCGATACATGACTAAGTATGTATCCAAGTCTCCTAGAGCTGCATATTTCAACTATAGAGATCTTGATTTGGGAGTGAACAACAAAGGAAACACAAGTTATGCACAAGCAAAAATTTGGGGGGAGAAATATTTCAAGAACAACTTTGATAGATTGGTGAAAGTGAAGACTAAAGTTGATCCAACAAATTTCTTTAGGAATGAACAAAGTATTCCTCCTCTATTATCTTATGCTTAA